From a region of the Sulfuriferula plumbiphila genome:
- a CDS encoding substrate-binding domain-containing protein produces MQLSKLLAAFVIPVFSLGAYAASAAPDAEAPAQTNPAAQKLEPIPANKDEDLRVFYPDGKVVKGEEALELMQAGKTGFNIWLAGNQFFAMEAVVHAFQKHHKDVVGVITMPPGKVMNAVLKGGWVYKDKEYAMTPDVFGMVDMGSMKKLKEAGKGKDYVTYMHNQLVLMVAKGNPKHIKGIADLGRPELQVMLPNPVTEGIMKFYAKQVLQNNGLWDKLSDGKECQSCYGAPNVYFTAVHHREIPDGIKAGKVDVGVVWATEYQNAVTHHLPVGVVNLPEKDSMKNEVNYLAGDVPGAPHGKAAAQYLKFLGTPAAQEAYAQFGFIKASKEELAVRAIQ; encoded by the coding sequence ATGCAACTGAGCAAATTACTTGCCGCATTCGTGATCCCCGTATTCAGCCTGGGCGCTTACGCGGCGTCTGCCGCGCCGGATGCCGAGGCACCGGCCCAGACAAATCCGGCTGCACAGAAACTCGAACCCATTCCAGCCAACAAGGACGAAGATCTGCGCGTGTTCTACCCTGACGGCAAGGTCGTCAAGGGCGAAGAGGCCCTGGAATTGATGCAGGCCGGAAAAACGGGATTCAATATTTGGCTGGCAGGAAACCAGTTCTTTGCCATGGAAGCGGTCGTACACGCCTTCCAGAAGCACCACAAGGATGTGGTCGGGGTCATCACGATGCCGCCCGGAAAGGTCATGAATGCAGTCCTGAAGGGCGGCTGGGTGTATAAGGACAAGGAATATGCCATGACCCCTGACGTATTCGGCATGGTCGACATGGGTTCAATGAAAAAGCTCAAGGAAGCCGGCAAGGGCAAGGATTATGTGACCTACATGCATAACCAGCTGGTTCTGATGGTGGCCAAGGGCAACCCCAAACACATCAAGGGTATCGCCGACCTGGGGCGTCCCGAACTGCAAGTCATGCTGCCTAACCCGGTCACCGAGGGGATCATGAAGTTTTATGCAAAACAAGTGCTGCAAAACAATGGACTGTGGGACAAGCTCTCCGACGGCAAAGAGTGCCAATCCTGCTACGGCGCACCTAATGTGTACTTCACCGCTGTGCACCACCGGGAAATTCCGGACGGCATCAAGGCCGGTAAAGTGGATGTGGGTGTCGTCTGGGCAACCGAATATCAGAATGCCGTTACGCACCACCTGCCTGTGGGGGTCGTGAATCTCCCCGAAAAAGACAGCATGAAAAACGAAGTCAATTATCTGGCCGGCGATGTCCCCGGTGCGCCGCATGGCAAGGCAGCGGCGCAATATCTTAAATTCCTGGGAACACCGGCAGCCCAGGAAGCCTACGCCCAGTTCGGCTTCATCAAAGCCTCAAAAGAAGAACTCGCGGTACGCGCAATTCAGTAA
- a CDS encoding YbhB/YbcL family Raf kinase inhibitor-like protein, with protein MGMTMTSTAFAHHGAIPEHYTCDATDTSPPLAWAGVPVGAKSLVLIVDDPDAPDPAAPQRTWVHWLLYNLPPTSSGLAEGVTALPAGTLEGINDWKRTGYGGPCPPIGRHRYFHKLYALDVVLPNLDRPSKAALEKAMQGHILAQTELIGLYQRH; from the coding sequence ATGGGCATGACCATGACTTCAACCGCATTCGCACACCATGGTGCCATCCCCGAACACTACACTTGCGACGCTACGGACACCTCGCCGCCGCTGGCATGGGCTGGGGTGCCGGTCGGCGCGAAGAGTCTGGTACTCATCGTTGACGACCCTGACGCCCCCGATCCGGCTGCCCCGCAACGGACCTGGGTGCATTGGCTGCTCTACAATCTGCCGCCGACCAGCAGCGGGCTTGCGGAAGGGGTCACGGCGCTGCCGGCCGGCACTCTGGAGGGAATCAACGACTGGAAGCGCACCGGCTACGGTGGCCCGTGCCCGCCCATCGGGCGCCATCGCTATTTCCACAAGCTTTACGCCCTGGATGTGGTGCTGCCCAATCTCGACCGGCCAAGCAAGGCCGCACTGGAAAAAGCGATGCAGGGTCACATCCTGGCGCAGACCGAGCTCATCGGCTTGTACCAGCGCCACTGA
- the queD gene encoding 6-carboxytetrahydropterin synthase QueD: MLITRRLEFDAGHRIPNHASQCKHLHGHRYAIEITLSGDIITAEGQSEQGMVMDFSDVKRIAREQLVDAWDHAFLAYRGDKPVCDFLATLTDHKTIILELVPTVENLAHIAFDILDPAYRDTYGNQLRLKQVRIYETPNNWADCRQPE, translated from the coding sequence ATGCTCATCACCCGCCGCCTGGAATTCGATGCCGGGCATCGCATCCCCAACCACGCCAGCCAGTGCAAACATTTGCACGGGCATCGCTACGCGATTGAAATCACGCTGTCCGGCGACATCATTACTGCCGAAGGGCAATCCGAACAGGGCATGGTGATGGACTTCTCCGATGTCAAACGCATCGCCAGGGAGCAACTGGTGGACGCATGGGATCATGCATTCCTGGCGTATCGCGGCGACAAGCCGGTGTGCGACTTTCTGGCAACCTTAACGGATCACAAAACCATTATTCTCGAGCTTGTGCCGACGGTTGAAAATCTCGCGCACATCGCTTTCGACATTCTCGATCCCGCTTACCGGGATACTTATGGCAACCAGCTGCGCCTGAAACAAGTGCGCATCTATGAAACGCCCAACAACTGGGCGGATTGCAGGCAACCGGAATAG
- the glnE gene encoding bifunctional [glutamate--ammonia ligase]-adenylyl-L-tyrosine phosphorylase/[glutamate--ammonia-ligase] adenylyltransferase codes for MPAHHLIERAASHSRYLARLLAADAQFVDSLASGLAQPFGADAMQAQLQAAAPGDEAMLKTALRKLRQAVMARLIVRDLGGLADLSEVMGTCTDLAETTLRCALAHHSTWLAQKHGMPKNPDGSDMQLVVVGMGKLGGRELNVSSDIDLIYLYPEQGETTGAKPVSHHEFFVLLGKKLGLAISDLTADGFVFRVDMRLRPWGDAGPLAMSYAALEDYLVAHGREWERYAWIKGRALTGTRLAELDQIIRPFVFRKYLDFNAFAAMRELHVQIRREVIRRDRADNIKLGPGGIREIEFTAQVFQLIRGGQVAVLQTRSLLAVLPLLAARGLLPENAVAELQAAYVFLRNLEHRLQYLDDAQTQMLPTQPDDRTRIATSMGFTDYPAFLAALNAHRTQVSRHFDQVFAAPQADSGSHPLAGLWQGALEHADALATLAGLGYTAPAEVCNRLRQIRTSIRYTTLPASNRARFDTLMPALIEVAASCNPPDATLARILDLLETVARRDSYLALLVEYPATLQRVARLCAASPWAAQYLARNPMLLDELLDTRQLYATPDWPALGDELQALMHTHCGDTERQMDAMRQFRQRVTFHLLAQDLAGVLALETLSDHLSDLAALILSATLPLAWAGVRNRHRDTPRFAVIGYGKLGGREMGYASDLDLVFLYEDPAPAAAEHYARLAQRINTWLGSTTAAGVLYETDLRLRPDGTSGLLVSSVEAFSQYQHSHAWTWEHQALTRARYVAGDAAVGAAFERIRCDILTQPRDPARLREDVLAMRQKMHAGHPNHSDLFDLKHDAGGIVDVEFMVQYLVLAHAARHRELTRNSGNIALLRLAAELELIPASDAEAVRSAYRELRRLQHALRLHGIQTARIEPMQVAGHAAAVRRLWRTLFG; via the coding sequence ATGCCAGCACATCACTTGATTGAACGCGCCGCCTCTCATTCACGTTATTTGGCGCGTCTGCTGGCAGCGGATGCGCAATTCGTCGACAGCCTAGCCAGCGGACTTGCGCAGCCATTCGGCGCGGACGCCATGCAGGCACAGTTGCAAGCCGCCGCGCCCGGCGACGAGGCCATGCTCAAAACGGCGCTGCGCAAACTGCGCCAGGCGGTGATGGCACGGCTGATTGTGCGCGATCTTGGCGGGTTGGCGGACCTGTCTGAAGTCATGGGCACTTGCACCGATCTGGCCGAAACCACCCTGCGTTGCGCCCTCGCCCACCACAGCACCTGGCTGGCGCAGAAACACGGCATGCCCAAAAATCCGGATGGCAGCGACATGCAACTGGTGGTAGTGGGCATGGGCAAGCTGGGCGGGCGCGAACTGAATGTCTCGTCGGACATCGACCTCATCTACCTCTACCCGGAACAGGGCGAAACCACCGGCGCCAAGCCCGTCTCCCACCACGAATTTTTTGTCCTGCTCGGCAAAAAGCTCGGCCTGGCGATTTCCGACCTCACCGCCGACGGCTTCGTGTTCCGCGTGGACATGCGCCTGCGCCCGTGGGGCGACGCCGGGCCGCTGGCGATGAGCTATGCCGCGCTGGAGGATTATCTCGTGGCCCACGGCCGCGAGTGGGAGCGCTACGCGTGGATCAAGGGCCGCGCGCTGACCGGCACCCGGCTGGCAGAGCTCGACCAGATCATCCGCCCGTTCGTGTTCCGCAAGTATCTGGACTTCAATGCCTTTGCCGCGATGCGCGAACTGCACGTGCAGATCCGCCGCGAAGTCATCCGCCGCGACCGCGCCGACAACATCAAGCTGGGGCCGGGCGGCATCCGCGAGATCGAGTTTACCGCGCAGGTATTCCAGCTCATCCGCGGCGGACAGGTGGCTGTGCTGCAAACCCGCTCGCTGCTGGCGGTGCTGCCGCTGCTGGCGGCGCGCGGCCTGTTGCCGGAAAACGCCGTGGCCGAGTTGCAGGCGGCTTATGTTTTTTTGCGCAATCTGGAGCACCGCCTGCAATACCTCGACGACGCGCAAACCCAGATGCTGCCCACGCAGCCCGATGACCGGACGCGCATCGCAACCAGCATGGGGTTCACCGATTACCCGGCTTTTCTGGCCGCGCTCAACGCCCATCGCACCCAGGTGTCGCGCCATTTCGACCAGGTATTCGCCGCCCCGCAGGCGGACAGCGGCAGCCACCCGCTGGCCGGGCTGTGGCAGGGCGCGCTGGAACACGCCGATGCGCTGGCGACCCTGGCCGGGCTTGGCTACACGGCCCCCGCCGAAGTCTGCAACCGCCTGCGCCAGATCCGCACCAGCATCCGCTACACCACGCTGCCCGCCAGCAATCGTGCGCGCTTTGACACGCTGATGCCGGCGCTGATCGAGGTCGCCGCCAGCTGCAATCCGCCCGATGCCACGCTGGCGCGTATCCTCGACCTGCTGGAAACCGTGGCGCGGCGCGACTCCTACCTGGCGCTGCTGGTCGAATACCCCGCCACCCTGCAGCGCGTCGCCAGGCTGTGCGCGGCCAGCCCGTGGGCAGCGCAGTATCTGGCGCGCAACCCGATGCTGCTGGATGAGCTGCTCGACACCCGCCAGCTTTACGCCACCCCGGATTGGCCGGCACTGGGCGACGAGCTGCAAGCGCTGATGCATACCCACTGCGGCGATACCGAGCGCCAGATGGACGCCATGCGCCAGTTCCGCCAGCGCGTCACCTTTCACCTGCTGGCGCAGGACCTGGCCGGCGTGCTGGCGCTGGAGACCTTGTCCGACCATCTCTCCGACCTCGCCGCGCTGATTCTTTCAGCCACCCTGCCGCTGGCGTGGGCAGGCGTGCGCAATCGCCACCGCGATACGCCACGCTTTGCCGTCATCGGCTACGGCAAGCTGGGCGGGCGCGAGATGGGCTATGCCTCCGACCTCGACCTGGTGTTCCTCTACGAGGACCCCGCGCCCGCAGCCGCCGAGCACTATGCGCGCCTGGCCCAGCGCATCAACACCTGGCTGGGCAGCACCACCGCCGCCGGCGTACTCTACGAAACCGACCTGCGCCTGCGCCCGGACGGCACGTCGGGTCTGCTGGTCAGCAGCGTCGAGGCATTCAGCCAATACCAGCACAGCCACGCCTGGACCTGGGAACATCAGGCGCTGACCCGCGCCCGCTACGTGGCGGGCGACGCCGCCGTAGGGGCCGCGTTCGAGCGCATCCGCTGCGACATCCTCACCCAGCCGCGCGACCCCGCCAGACTGCGCGAAGACGTGCTCGCCATGCGCCAGAAAATGCATGCCGGCCATCCCAATCACAGTGATCTGTTCGACCTCAAGCACGACGCCGGCGGCATTGTGGACGTGGAATTCATGGTGCAATACCTGGTGCTCGCCCACGCCGCACGCCACCGCGAACTCACCCGCAACAGCGGCAACATCGCGTTGCTCAGGCTCGCCGCCGAGCTGGAACTGATCCCGGCCAGCGACGCTGAAGCGGTGCGCAGCGCTTACCGCGAATTGCGCCGGCTCCAGCACGCGTTGCGCCTGCACGGCATACAAACCGCGCGCATCGAGCCGATGCAGGTTGCCGGCCATGCAGCGGCGGTCAGACGGCTCTGGCGCACGCTGTTCGGATAA
- a CDS encoding energy-coupling factor ABC transporter permease, whose translation MNLTNALIPQSWLLISLLLFAAVLARALFAAPWSVLKKPGIFNLVLGASVAVLAFWQIKASIHPGLNLHLLGATALTLLFGPWFAILALTLTLVLSTAWDGAWQAFALNGLLMVVLPVTVSWWIYRLVDSKLPNHFFIYVFFNAFFGAGVTIAVMGFAASWTLVLAGAYPLDYLLGNYLPYYLLMAWSEAMTTGMIITVLVVYRPHWVATFDDRHYIDRK comes from the coding sequence ATGAACCTCACCAATGCCCTGATTCCGCAATCCTGGTTGCTCATTTCGCTGCTGTTATTTGCTGCGGTGCTGGCCAGGGCGCTGTTCGCTGCGCCCTGGAGTGTGCTCAAAAAACCCGGCATTTTCAACCTGGTGCTGGGGGCAAGCGTGGCCGTGCTGGCATTCTGGCAGATCAAGGCCAGTATCCATCCCGGGCTGAATCTGCATCTGCTGGGCGCCACCGCGCTCACGCTGTTGTTTGGCCCCTGGTTTGCCATCCTCGCACTGACCCTGACGCTGGTGCTGTCCACCGCCTGGGACGGCGCCTGGCAGGCGTTTGCGCTGAATGGCCTGCTCATGGTGGTATTGCCGGTAACGGTGAGCTGGTGGATTTACCGGCTGGTGGACAGCAAACTGCCCAATCATTTTTTTATCTATGTGTTTTTCAATGCTTTCTTCGGCGCCGGCGTGACAATCGCGGTGATGGGCTTTGCCGCGAGCTGGACGCTGGTGCTGGCGGGGGCGTATCCGCTCGATTATCTGCTGGGTAATTACCTGCCCTATTATCTGCTGATGGCCTGGTCGGAGGCGATGACCACCGGCATGATCATTACCGTACTGGTGGTGTACCGCCCGCACTGGGTCGCCACCTTTGACGACAGACACTATATTGACCGCAAGTGA
- a CDS encoding branched-chain amino acid transaminase has product MSMADRDGFIWYDGKMVPWRDATTHVLTHTLHYGMGVFEGVRAYNTDQGTAIFRLQEHTDRLFRSAHILGMKMPFDKAAISAAQLAAVRDNQLESAYIRPMAFYGAEAMGISAKTLSTHVIVAAWTWGAYMGAEALERGIRVKTSSFARHHVNIAMCKAKANGNYMNSILAHQEAAQDGYQEALLLDVDGFVAEGSGENVFIVRNGKLITPDLTSALEGITRDTIVQLAGEIGLQVVEKRITRDEMYSADEAFFTGTAAEVTPIRELDNRTIGTGARGPITAQLQKMYFDCVTGKDPKHAGWLSYI; this is encoded by the coding sequence ATGTCAATGGCCGACCGCGATGGTTTTATCTGGTACGACGGCAAAATGGTGCCCTGGCGCGACGCCACCACCCACGTCCTCACCCACACCCTGCACTACGGCATGGGCGTATTCGAAGGCGTGCGCGCCTACAACACCGACCAGGGCACCGCGATCTTCCGCCTGCAGGAGCACACCGACCGCCTGTTCCGCTCGGCCCACATCCTCGGCATGAAAATGCCGTTCGACAAAGCCGCGATTAGCGCTGCCCAGCTCGCCGCGGTGCGCGACAACCAGCTCGAATCTGCCTACATCCGCCCAATGGCGTTCTACGGCGCAGAGGCCATGGGCATTTCCGCCAAGACCCTGTCCACCCACGTCATCGTCGCCGCCTGGACCTGGGGCGCCTACATGGGCGCAGAGGCGCTGGAGCGCGGCATCCGCGTGAAAACCTCCTCGTTTGCGCGCCACCACGTCAACATCGCCATGTGCAAGGCCAAGGCCAACGGCAACTACATGAACTCCATCCTCGCCCACCAGGAAGCCGCCCAGGACGGCTACCAGGAAGCCCTGCTGCTCGACGTGGACGGCTTCGTCGCCGAAGGCTCGGGCGAGAACGTGTTCATCGTGCGCAACGGCAAGCTCATCACGCCCGACCTGACCAGCGCGCTGGAAGGCATCACGCGCGACACCATCGTCCAGCTCGCTGGCGAAATCGGCCTGCAGGTGGTGGAAAAACGCATCACCCGCGACGAGATGTACAGCGCCGACGAAGCCTTTTTCACCGGCACCGCCGCCGAAGTCACGCCGATCCGCGAACTCGACAACCGCACCATCGGCACCGGCGCGCGCGGCCCGATTACCGCGCAGCTGCAAAAAATGTACTTCGACTGCGTTACCGGCAAAGACCCCAAACACGCCGGCTGGCTCAGCTACATTTAA
- a CDS encoding zinc-finger domain-containing protein: MAQVQHENTQRIIEVTADDLPLHCPTPGMIAWDSHPRVFLPVEVKGEALCPYCGTMYILKGGAVAHGH; encoded by the coding sequence ATGGCTCAAGTGCAACACGAAAACACCCAGCGCATCATCGAAGTCACCGCCGACGACCTGCCGCTGCATTGCCCGACCCCCGGCATGATCGCGTGGGACTCGCACCCGCGCGTGTTCCTGCCGGTCGAGGTAAAAGGCGAAGCGCTGTGCCCGTACTGCGGCACCATGTACATACTCAAGGGCGGTGCGGTGGCGCATGGGCATTAG
- a CDS encoding histidinol-phosphatase, with product MKLILFDLDNTLLAGDSDFEWAQFLIERGVLDRELYAARNQAFYEQYRAGTLDIHEFLDFQLKPLSRHPRVQLDAWHTDYMQQKILPLMTPAAQALVGRALADAELVAIITATNSFVTAPIARAFGISHLIATEPEQVDGNYTGRVAGTPSFREGKIVRLHEWLGSLGKALDDFDQSWFYSDSLNDLPLLNLVTHPVAVDPDATLHEHAIQCGWPVISLRGE from the coding sequence ATGAAACTCATCCTGTTCGATCTCGACAATACCCTGCTGGCCGGGGATTCGGACTTCGAGTGGGCGCAATTCCTGATCGAGCGCGGCGTGCTGGACCGCGAACTGTACGCGGCGCGCAATCAGGCGTTTTACGAGCAATACCGGGCGGGGACGCTGGATATCCACGAATTCCTCGATTTCCAGTTAAAGCCGTTATCGCGTCACCCGCGCGTCCAGCTCGACGCCTGGCACACCGACTACATGCAGCAAAAAATCCTGCCTCTGATGACCCCGGCCGCGCAGGCGCTGGTCGGGCGCGCGCTGGCCGATGCCGAACTCGTTGCGATCATTACTGCCACCAATAGTTTCGTCACCGCACCCATTGCACGCGCTTTCGGCATTTCGCATCTGATCGCCACCGAGCCTGAGCAGGTGGACGGCAATTACACCGGCCGTGTGGCAGGAACGCCCAGCTTCCGTGAAGGCAAGATCGTGCGCCTGCATGAATGGCTGGGCAGCCTCGGCAAAGCCCTGGACGACTTTGACCAGAGCTGGTTTTACAGCGATTCGCTGAACGACCTGCCGCTACTCAATCTGGTTACCCATCCGGTGGCTGTGGATCCCGATGCCACCTTGCACGAGCACGCCATTCAATGTGGCTGGCCGGTCATCAGCCTGCGTGGGGAGTAG
- the acs gene encoding acetate--CoA ligase, translating into MANIESVLQETRVFPPSAAFQAQANVSGMASHQALTARAAADYEGFWADMARAGISWKKDFSKILDESNAPFYKWFYDGELNVSYNCLDRHLPEKADKTALIFEADDGAVRRVTYQALYNQVCAFANGLKSRGVQKGDRVIIYMPMGVEAVVAMQACARIGAIHSVVFGGFSAKSLHERIRDAGARLVVTADGSIRGGKMLPLKSAVDAAIALGDCECVEAVVVYRRSGDDTAWNAARDIWWHDLVNGMAQTCEPEWVNAEHPLFILYTSGSTGHPKGVQHSSGGYLLGAILSMQWVFDARPDTDVFWCTADVGWITGHSYVVYGPLALGMTEVIFEGVPTYPDAGRFWKMIQDHQVTTFYTAPTAIRSLIKLGSDLPRQYDLSSLRLLGTVGEPINPEAWMWYYEAVGQSRCPIADTWWQTETGSHMIAPLPGAVATKPGSCTLPLPGIMADVVDEHGGSVPLGQGGYLVIKRPFPSLLRSLWGDPERFRKTYFPAELGGKTYLAGDSAHRDADGYYWIMGRIDDVLNVSGHRLGTMEIESALAANPRVAEAAVVGKPHDIKGEAVVAFVVLKGARASGDEAKKIVAELRDWVGKEIGPIAKPDEIRFGDNLPKTRSGKIMRRLLRAIARGEEITQDVSTLENPAILEQLKEAVR; encoded by the coding sequence ATGGCCAATATCGAATCCGTTTTGCAAGAAACACGCGTTTTTCCGCCTTCTGCCGCATTCCAGGCGCAGGCCAACGTATCAGGCATGGCGAGCCATCAGGCCTTGACTGCGCGCGCGGCAGCGGATTACGAGGGCTTCTGGGCGGACATGGCACGCGCTGGCATCAGCTGGAAAAAAGATTTCAGCAAAATCCTGGATGAATCCAATGCGCCATTCTACAAGTGGTTCTATGACGGCGAGTTGAATGTTTCCTACAACTGTCTCGACCGCCACCTGCCAGAAAAAGCCGACAAGACCGCGCTGATTTTCGAGGCCGACGACGGTGCGGTGAGACGTGTCACTTACCAGGCACTGTACAACCAGGTGTGCGCCTTCGCCAATGGCCTGAAATCACGCGGTGTGCAAAAGGGTGACCGCGTCATCATCTATATGCCGATGGGCGTGGAAGCAGTGGTGGCGATGCAGGCCTGCGCGCGCATCGGTGCGATCCATTCGGTGGTGTTCGGCGGCTTTTCCGCCAAGTCGCTGCACGAGCGCATTCGCGATGCGGGCGCCAGGCTGGTCGTGACTGCTGACGGCAGTATCCGGGGCGGCAAGATGTTGCCGCTGAAATCGGCGGTGGATGCGGCGATTGCGCTGGGTGACTGCGAGTGCGTGGAAGCGGTCGTGGTGTACCGGCGCAGCGGTGACGATACCGCATGGAACGCCGCTCGCGACATCTGGTGGCACGATCTGGTGAACGGCATGGCGCAAACCTGCGAACCGGAATGGGTCAATGCCGAACACCCGCTGTTCATTCTCTACACTTCCGGCTCCACCGGCCATCCCAAGGGGGTGCAGCATTCCTCCGGCGGTTATCTGCTGGGCGCGATCCTGTCGATGCAGTGGGTGTTCGACGCCAGGCCGGACACCGATGTGTTCTGGTGTACCGCCGACGTGGGCTGGATTACCGGCCACAGCTACGTGGTTTATGGCCCGCTGGCACTGGGTATGACCGAGGTGATCTTCGAAGGCGTGCCGACCTACCCCGACGCCGGGCGCTTCTGGAAAATGATCCAGGATCACCAGGTCACCACGTTCTACACCGCACCCACGGCGATTCGTTCGCTGATCAAGCTGGGCAGTGATTTGCCCAGACAATATGATCTCTCCAGCCTGCGCCTGCTGGGCACGGTGGGCGAACCGATCAACCCGGAAGCATGGATGTGGTATTACGAGGCCGTTGGCCAAAGCCGCTGCCCGATTGCCGACACCTGGTGGCAGACCGAAACCGGCTCGCACATGATCGCACCGTTACCCGGCGCGGTGGCGACCAAGCCCGGCTCGTGCACCCTGCCGCTGCCCGGTATCATGGCTGATGTGGTGGACGAGCACGGCGGCAGCGTGCCGCTGGGGCAGGGCGGCTACCTGGTGATCAAGCGCCCGTTCCCGTCGCTGTTGCGTAGCTTGTGGGGCGACCCGGAGCGCTTCCGGAAAACCTATTTTCCCGCAGAACTGGGCGGCAAGACTTATCTCGCCGGGGATTCCGCCCACCGTGATGCCGACGGCTATTACTGGATCATGGGGCGCATCGACGATGTGCTGAACGTGTCCGGCCATCGCCTCGGCACCATGGAAATCGAATCCGCGCTGGCGGCCAATCCGCGGGTGGCGGAAGCCGCCGTGGTGGGCAAGCCGCATGACATCAAGGGCGAGGCAGTGGTGGCCTTCGTGGTGCTCAAGGGTGCACGCGCCAGCGGTGACGAGGCGAAAAAAATTGTCGCGGAGCTGCGCGACTGGGTGGGCAAGGAGATCGGCCCCATCGCCAAGCCGGACGAAATCCGCTTTGGCGACAATCTGCCCAAGACCCGCTCCGGCAAGATCATGCGCCGCCTGTTGCGCGCGATAGCCAGGGGCGAGGAAATCACCCAGGACGTGTCTACGCTGGAGAATCCGGCGATACTGGAACAGCTCAAAGAAGCGGTGCGGTGA